TTATGAACGACAGTTTCTTCTTTTTTTGGTAGCGTTTTGTCGTTCATCTCCTTTATGAACGACAGTTTCCTCTTTTTTGGTAGCGTTTTGTCGTCCATCTCCTTTATGAACGACAGTTTCTTCTTTTTTTGGTAGCGTTTTGTCGTTCATCTCCTTTATGAACGACAGTTTCTTCTTTTTTTGGTAGCGTTTTGTCGTTCATCTCCTTTATGAACGACAGTTTCCTCTTTTTTGGATTGTGGTTTGTCGTTCATCATCTTATGAAAACCAATTTCCCCAATTTTAACTCTCACCTTGGTCTTCATCTCCCACATGAAGACCATCTCACCCTTATTCCAGCACCACCTTGGTCTTCATCTTCCTTATGATGACCATCTCATCCTTATTCCAACACCACCTTGGTCTTCATCTTCCTCATAAAGACCACCTCCCCCCATTTCCACCACCACTTTTATCTTCACCCAACTTAAGAAGACCCTCCACCACCACTCTGGTCTTCATCTGCTAAAAAACAACTACTTCCCTTACTCCCATTAAACAAAAAACGCCCAGGCCACCACAAGGCCTGAGCATTCCCTCAAAATCTAATTACTGTTCCTCATCCGAATCACTCGTCACCACCGACGAACCGCCATTCAAAAACGCATCCAACGCCGCTTTATTCTCTTCCATATCAATCTCCAATACAGAACCTGCATGAGAATAACTTTTACTTGTGTACGAGCCCTCAACAGGAATTGTCATTGTTTCAATGTCTTCTGGTGTGTTTAAAACAAAGTCTTTTAAAATACCAATCACTTCAGCACCATCAACATTTGTTTCAATATAAGGCTGTACCGTTCCAATTAATTTAGGAAGCTTCGTTACACCATTCACACTAATTAATTCGTCTTTTAAAGCATTAATTACTTTCTGTTGACGTTCAACTCGTCCAAAGTCACCTTTGGCATCTCCACGGTATCTTGCATATCCAAGCAGCTCTGCTCCATCAAGCATTTGCACACCAGGCTCTAGACTTACACCAATGTTTTTAGACATACTGTGTTCAACATCCATCTCAATTCCGCCAGGTGCAAGTGTATCAACAACCTGCTGGAAGCCTTTGAAGTCAACTAATGCATAATAATGAAGATCAATTCCAAAGTTTTCTTCAATTGTTTTTCTTAACAATTCAGGGCCGCCTAAGAAGTAAGCTGTGTTCACTTTATAGTTTTTGTAATCCGGTATTTCAACATACGTATCACGCATGATCGATACAAGCTTAGCAGTTCCTTCTTTTGTATCGTATTGTGCAATCATGATCGTATCAGTTCGTGACTTTTCTTCACCTCGGGAATCAATCCCGAGTAACAGAACATTAATTTTCCCTAACTTATCGACTGCTGCTCCTTCAAAGTCAGTCGCAGCATTTTTATCAAATCCCTCACCCGCTGCCTGTAGGCCAGTGTAATATTGATAAAAAATAAAACCACCAAAACCAAGTATAAGAACTAGAAGGAAGAAAAACCCTCTAACAAATTTTTTTTTCTTTTTTTTCTTTTTATGACGATCTTGTCTTTTATTCATCGTTTATCCTCTTTCGTAATAGATAGTAGATTACTAATAAGTAATTGTATCATTTTTTTTGTATTTTGAAAGTTAAATTTAAGGCACTTTTGGGAATTTTAAACAAATGTTCTCTCTTGTATTCTATTCTGTTTGTCTATAGACTTAAAATTAATGATTTTATCGTAGACCTATATAGTAGAAGAAAACGGTATTGGAGGTATTTTTTTTGAAAAAGCATCTATTATTTTTCTTAGCACTTCTGGTTTGTTTTTCGATGATTCCACAAACTTCAAATGCAGCCAGTCAGCTGAATGGCTTTGATTCTATGAACCAAATTAGAGATGAAAGCCAGATCATCATCGTGAATAACAATGGTGGCATCGGTGCTATCCTCACAACATATGAAAAAAGTAACGGTGAGTGGAGAAAAGCTCTTCCAACCATGTCGGCCGTCGTTGGTAAGAGCGGTATTTCAACTAAGCAAAAAGAAGGTGACGGTATTACACCAACTGGAGTGTACTCTCTTGGCACTGCTTTTGGCTGGGGTGAAAAACCAGCTGGTGTTAAGCTGCCATATCGAACTACAACAGCAAATGATTATTGGATAGATGACCCAGCTTCTTCTGATTACAACAAATGGGTTACCTATAATGGAAACCCTAATACTCGCTGGAATTCCTATGAAATTTTAAAGCAATCTCTTTACAAATATGCAGTAGCGATTAACTACAATACAGACCCGATTGTGAAAGGAAAAGGAAGTGCGATTTTCTTACACGTATGGAGAA
This genomic stretch from Metabacillus sp. B2-18 harbors:
- a CDS encoding LCP family protein; amino-acid sequence: MNKRQDRHKKKKKKKKFVRGFFFLLVLILGFGGFIFYQYYTGLQAAGEGFDKNAATDFEGAAVDKLGKINVLLLGIDSRGEEKSRTDTIMIAQYDTKEGTAKLVSIMRDTYVEIPDYKNYKVNTAYFLGGPELLRKTIEENFGIDLHYYALVDFKGFQQVVDTLAPGGIEMDVEHSMSKNIGVSLEPGVQMLDGAELLGYARYRGDAKGDFGRVERQQKVINALKDELISVNGVTKLPKLIGTVQPYIETNVDGAEVIGILKDFVLNTPEDIETMTIPVEGSYTSKSYSHAGSVLEIDMEENKAALDAFLNGGSSVVTSDSDEEQ